Proteins encoded within one genomic window of Ammonifex degensii KC4:
- a CDS encoding HD-GYP domain-containing protein, whose amino-acid sequence MRKVKLRTIYPLTENLLEQLAAKDKTTYLHSLHVAEVASLLAREMGFVGEERALYEAGLLHDIGKLYVPQELLFTRRVFSSIERLEMQKHVSYTYAILTYHNYPHTLAEICFQHHERLDGSGYPRGLRGEAITLEGRILAVADVFAALISPRPYRGALSPRQAVEILHQEVLRGRLAMEVVAALVRKLDECCVLCGKHE is encoded by the coding sequence TTGCGGAAAGTCAAGCTTCGCACCATTTATCCCCTGACAGAGAACCTGCTGGAGCAATTAGCTGCTAAGGATAAGACTACTTATCTGCATTCCCTCCATGTGGCCGAAGTAGCCTCCCTGCTGGCCAGAGAAATGGGGTTTGTTGGGGAGGAACGGGCGTTATACGAAGCAGGGTTGCTCCACGACATTGGCAAGCTGTACGTCCCTCAAGAACTTCTTTTTACGCGCAGGGTTTTTAGTTCTATCGAGCGACTGGAAATGCAAAAGCATGTAAGCTACACGTACGCCATTTTAACCTACCACAACTACCCTCACACGCTGGCGGAAATTTGCTTTCAGCACCACGAGCGGCTAGATGGTTCCGGCTACCCCCGGGGCCTGAGGGGAGAGGCTATTACTCTGGAGGGGAGAATCCTGGCTGTGGCGGACGTGTTTGCTGCGCTTATTTCGCCCCGGCCGTACCGAGGTGCTCTTTCTCCCCGTCAGGCAGTGGAGATTCTTCATCAAGAGGTCCTGCGTGGCCGGCTTGCCATGGAGGTAGTTGCTGCCCTGGTGAGAAAACTAGACGAATGCTGTGTCTTATGCGGAAAACATGAATGA
- a CDS encoding universal stress protein: MFRRVLVAIDGSEHCYQALRRALEVLKFSPLTQVAVVEVIPPVDPSIEYVPWVTPQQLEEAARKRAAQDLEKALAILREAGIEGTSVIRVGNPAEEIVALAREGNYELIVMGRRGTNPLKELLLGGVSQRVLQLSPVPVFLGK; this comes from the coding sequence GTGTTCAGGAGGGTCTTAGTGGCTATCGACGGCTCGGAGCATTGCTATCAGGCTTTGCGGCGGGCGCTGGAAGTGCTAAAGTTTTCTCCTCTAACCCAGGTGGCGGTGGTAGAAGTCATTCCGCCGGTTGACCCCAGCATAGAGTACGTGCCCTGGGTGACCCCGCAGCAGCTGGAGGAAGCGGCACGGAAAAGGGCGGCGCAGGATCTGGAGAAGGCGCTGGCCATCCTCCGGGAGGCAGGGATAGAAGGGACATCGGTCATCCGGGTGGGCAATCCGGCGGAAGAGATTGTGGCCCTGGCGCGCGAGGGAAATTACGAGCTCATTGTGATGGGACGCCGGGGAACCAATCCTCTAAAAGAGCTACTTTTGGGAGGGGTGAGTCAGCGGGTACTGCAGCTTTCTCCTGTACCGGTCTTTCTGGGTAAGTAG
- the leuS gene encoding leucine--tRNA ligase encodes MAERYPFHAVEKKWRRRWEEEDLYAVPDFEDKPKYYCLEMFPYPSGKLHMGHVRNYAIGDVVARFKRMQGYSVLHPMGWDAFGLPAENAAIKHGIHPHDWTWQNISFMREQLKQLGFSYDWHREIATCHPDYYRWTQWLFLQFFHRGLAYRKKAPVNWCPSCATVLANEQVVGGVCERCKTPVVPRELEQWFLRITAYAERLLQDLDKLTGWPEKVKVMQRNWIGKSEGALINFPVVGREEGITVFTTRPDTLYGVTYLVLAPEHPLVMELAAEGRREEVSRFVERARLLPALSRTAGEQEKEGLFLGAFCRHPLTGEDLPIYVANYVLMEYGTGAVMGVPAHDQRDFEFARKFGLPIKVVIQPPGAELDPDTMTAAYVDEGVLVNSGPFDGKPNLQAMEEIVAYLEEKGLGKRQVTYRLRDWLISRQRYWGAPIPIVYCDRCGIVPVPEEQLPVLLPYNVAFKPTGESPLKDCPEFVNTTCPRCGAPARRETDTMDTFICSSWYYFRYTSPKEDKAPWDKTKVDYWLPVDQYIGGVEHAILHLLYSRFFTKFLYDIGLVSCDEPFTNLLTQGMVLKDGAKMSKSKGNIVSPEEIIEHYGADTTRLFILFAAPPERDLEWSDEGVEGCARFLNRVWRLVRSLIPVVQGAGEPAESLSPPNRELRRLTHRTIERVTRDIEEFGLNTAVSAIMEFTNGLARYCEEVRPEERDPGTLREAVETLILLLAPFAPYMAEELWEQLGKKESVHRQSWPTYDPKLTVADQVEVVIQINGKVRGRVMVAATATPAEMEEAARREPRIKQLLAGKEVRKVITVPGKLVNFVVG; translated from the coding sequence GTGGCCGAAAGATACCCCTTTCACGCGGTAGAGAAGAAGTGGCGCCGCCGCTGGGAGGAAGAAGACTTATACGCTGTACCCGACTTCGAAGATAAACCCAAGTACTACTGCTTGGAGATGTTCCCTTATCCCTCCGGCAAGCTGCATATGGGGCACGTGCGCAACTACGCCATAGGGGACGTAGTTGCCCGCTTCAAGCGTATGCAGGGGTATTCCGTGCTCCACCCCATGGGGTGGGACGCTTTCGGCCTGCCGGCCGAGAACGCGGCGATCAAGCACGGTATTCACCCGCACGACTGGACCTGGCAAAACATAAGCTTCATGCGGGAGCAACTGAAGCAGCTGGGCTTTAGCTACGACTGGCACCGCGAAATTGCCACCTGCCACCCCGACTACTACCGCTGGACGCAGTGGTTGTTCCTCCAGTTTTTCCACCGAGGCTTGGCCTACCGCAAAAAAGCTCCGGTCAACTGGTGTCCTTCCTGCGCCACCGTTCTGGCCAATGAGCAGGTGGTGGGAGGGGTGTGTGAGCGCTGCAAGACGCCGGTGGTTCCCAGGGAGCTGGAGCAGTGGTTTCTCCGGATCACCGCCTACGCCGAGCGCCTGCTTCAGGATTTGGATAAGCTTACGGGCTGGCCCGAGAAGGTAAAAGTGATGCAGCGCAACTGGATCGGCAAGAGCGAAGGGGCGCTCATCAACTTCCCCGTCGTGGGGAGAGAAGAAGGGATAACGGTCTTCACCACCCGCCCGGACACGCTTTACGGTGTGACCTACCTAGTGCTGGCGCCGGAGCATCCGCTGGTGATGGAACTAGCTGCCGAGGGCAGGCGGGAAGAGGTCAGCCGCTTTGTGGAGAGGGCTCGCCTCCTTCCGGCCCTCAGCCGCACCGCAGGGGAGCAGGAGAAGGAGGGTCTTTTCTTAGGAGCCTTCTGCCGGCATCCTTTGACCGGCGAGGATCTTCCTATCTACGTGGCCAACTATGTGCTCATGGAGTACGGCACGGGTGCGGTGATGGGGGTTCCAGCCCACGACCAGCGTGACTTCGAGTTCGCCCGGAAATTCGGCCTTCCCATAAAAGTGGTCATCCAGCCTCCCGGGGCGGAACTCGACCCGGACACCATGACCGCTGCCTACGTGGATGAGGGGGTACTGGTGAACTCCGGTCCCTTCGACGGGAAGCCTAACCTCCAGGCCATGGAGGAAATTGTGGCTTACTTAGAGGAAAAAGGGCTGGGGAAGCGGCAGGTCACCTACCGACTGCGCGACTGGCTGATCTCGCGGCAGCGCTACTGGGGAGCTCCCATACCTATCGTTTACTGCGACCGGTGCGGGATAGTGCCGGTTCCCGAAGAACAGCTGCCGGTGCTCCTCCCTTATAACGTGGCATTCAAGCCCACAGGAGAGTCCCCCTTGAAGGACTGCCCGGAATTCGTCAACACCACCTGTCCGCGCTGCGGGGCCCCGGCACGGCGGGAGACGGACACCATGGACACCTTCATCTGCTCCTCCTGGTACTACTTCCGCTACACTAGCCCCAAGGAAGACAAGGCGCCCTGGGACAAGACCAAGGTGGACTATTGGTTGCCGGTGGACCAGTACATCGGCGGGGTGGAGCATGCCATCCTGCACCTGCTTTATTCCCGCTTTTTCACCAAGTTCCTCTACGACATCGGCCTGGTGAGTTGCGACGAACCCTTTACCAACCTGCTCACCCAGGGGATGGTGCTGAAGGACGGGGCCAAGATGTCGAAGTCCAAGGGCAACATCGTGAGCCCTGAAGAGATAATCGAGCATTACGGAGCGGATACTACCCGGCTCTTCATTCTCTTTGCCGCCCCGCCGGAGAGGGATTTGGAGTGGAGCGATGAAGGAGTGGAGGGGTGCGCCCGGTTTCTCAACCGGGTCTGGCGCCTGGTGCGTTCCCTCATCCCGGTAGTGCAGGGGGCAGGAGAGCCGGCCGAGAGCTTGAGCCCTCCCAACCGGGAGCTGCGCCGCCTCACCCACCGCACCATAGAGAGGGTTACTAGGGATATCGAAGAGTTCGGGCTCAACACGGCTGTGAGCGCCATCATGGAGTTTACCAACGGTCTGGCCCGCTACTGCGAAGAAGTGAGGCCGGAGGAGCGCGATCCCGGGACCTTGCGCGAGGCGGTGGAAACGCTCATCCTGCTCCTGGCCCCCTTTGCTCCCTATATGGCAGAGGAGTTGTGGGAGCAGTTGGGTAAGAAGGAAAGCGTGCACCGGCAATCGTGGCCGACTTACGATCCTAAGCTTACGGTGGCCGATCAGGTAGAGGTGGTGATCCAGATTAACGGCAAGGTGCGGGGCAGGGTGATGGTGGCGGCTACGGCCACACCGGCGGAGATGGAAGAGGCGGCCCGCCGCGAACCCCGTATAAAGCAGCTGCTGGCCGGGAAGGAGGTCCGGAAGGTCATCACCGTTCCCGGCAAGTTGGTGAACTTTGTAGTGGGCTAG
- a CDS encoding transposase — MKLLATYQTRIDDKGCYPFLEACGEYFGRLERKLYVDYHIKGSQVKELKRRYIAEHGITARQFNSLMGDLTARLASVRENLRWRERDLLGRIESVEQAIKKKEKEREKLLKSLAKLVPRSEEWQKKVDRLKKVKFVLHQKKRRLRNLRHKLEAVRRDLESGRYPVCFGGRKLFKAQHNLEANGFRDHAEWLRAWREARSGNFLVLGSKDEACGNQTCTYTKDNTLRVRVPERLRAGFGRWVLIESVRFPYGQEHLDRAKRPVCVVRGRKIYRPVTYRFVRRKGAWYLFATVERDDPAPSTSRWNGAVGVDLNDGFLQVGEVDRSGNPVGEFEIPVPMRDRTRGQIAAALGEAIKEVVLYAKEKGKPVAIEDLDFTAKKRGLRESNSRYARMLSGFAYRKFRAMVESCCSREGVELLKPEGKHVDPFATSVIGQLKFMARYGLSPHGAAACVIARRGLGFGLERAPEVSVLRLPSRGRASRRGYWRRVCESLKRGPGFGLRVDVLYADRF, encoded by the coding sequence TTGAAACTGCTGGCCACATACCAGACGCGGATTGACGATAAAGGTTGCTACCCCTTCCTCGAAGCCTGCGGCGAATACTTCGGCCGCCTGGAAAGAAAGCTCTACGTGGACTACCACATTAAGGGCTCACAGGTGAAGGAACTAAAGCGCAGGTATATTGCGGAGCACGGCATTACGGCCCGACAGTTTAACTCCCTGATGGGAGATTTGACCGCGAGGCTTGCGTCGGTGCGTGAAAATTTGCGCTGGCGTGAGCGTGACTTGCTGGGTCGTATCGAATCTGTGGAGCAGGCCATCAAGAAGAAGGAAAAAGAGCGTGAAAAGTTGCTGAAGTCTTTGGCTAAGTTGGTACCCCGTTCGGAAGAGTGGCAGAAGAAGGTCGATCGCCTGAAGAAGGTAAAGTTCGTCCTTCACCAGAAGAAGCGGCGTTTGAGGAACCTGAGGCACAAGCTGGAGGCGGTGCGGAGGGACCTGGAGTCGGGCCGGTACCCCGTCTGTTTCGGCGGCCGGAAGCTCTTCAAGGCCCAGCACAATCTGGAGGCGAACGGCTTCCGGGATCACGCGGAGTGGCTGCGCGCCTGGCGCGAGGCGCGTTCGGGCAACTTCCTGGTGCTCGGCTCCAAAGACGAGGCGTGCGGCAACCAGACCTGCACTTACACTAAGGACAACACGTTGCGGGTCAGGGTCCCGGAACGGCTGCGGGCCGGGTTTGGGCGTTGGGTCTTGATCGAGTCCGTCCGCTTCCCGTACGGCCAGGAGCACCTGGACCGGGCCAAACGACCGGTGTGCGTCGTGAGGGGCCGGAAAATCTACCGCCCGGTCACGTACCGCTTCGTGCGGCGCAAAGGGGCCTGGTACCTTTTCGCCACGGTGGAGCGGGACGACCCGGCGCCTTCGACGAGCAGGTGGAACGGCGCGGTGGGCGTCGACCTGAACGACGGCTTCCTGCAGGTGGGTGAAGTGGACCGGTCCGGCAACCCGGTAGGCGAGTTCGAGATCCCCGTGCCCATGAGGGACAGGACGAGGGGACAAATAGCCGCAGCCCTGGGTGAGGCGATCAAGGAGGTTGTGCTGTACGCGAAGGAAAAGGGGAAGCCGGTGGCCATAGAAGACCTGGACTTCACCGCGAAGAAGCGGGGCCTGAGGGAGTCCAACTCCCGGTACGCCCGCATGCTCTCGGGCTTCGCCTACAGGAAGTTCCGCGCGATGGTCGAGTCCTGTTGCTCGCGCGAGGGCGTGGAGTTGCTGAAGCCGGAGGGAAAGCATGTGGACCCGTTCGCGACGTCGGTGATAGGGCAGCTGAAGTTCATGGCCAGGTACGGTTTAAGCCCGCACGGCGCGGCGGCGTGTGTGATAGCCCGGCGCGGCCTGGGCTTTGGCCTGGAGCGGGCACCTGAGGTTTCAGTCTTAAGGCTCCCGTCGCGGGGGAGGGCCTCACGGCGGGGCTACTGGCGGCGGGTGTGCGAGTCTCTCAAGCGCGGTCCCGGTTTCGGCCTCCGCGTGGACGTGCTCTACGCCGACAGGTTCTGA
- a CDS encoding IS607 family transposase, whose amino-acid sequence MEKLYPLHEACRILGVSLKTLQRWDKAGKIRVVRTPGGRRRVPESEVRRLLGVEKPPVPRERALAIYARVSSHEQKARGDLDRQVESVRKKFDPRLFDDVLVVTDVSSGLNDRRKGLTRLMTLAREGKITDLAVSYKDRLTRFGFNYLKAYFENYGVKIHVVNGEEDRKTAHEELVEDLLAIVTSFAGRLYGIRSRRKEKVVRQVKEVFETAGHIPDAD is encoded by the coding sequence ATGGAGAAGCTTTACCCGCTCCACGAAGCGTGCAGGATCTTAGGGGTGTCTCTAAAGACACTCCAGCGGTGGGACAAGGCGGGTAAGATCAGGGTGGTCAGGACGCCCGGGGGGAGGAGAAGAGTCCCCGAATCGGAGGTGAGGAGGTTACTCGGGGTAGAGAAACCGCCTGTGCCCCGGGAGCGCGCGCTGGCCATCTACGCCCGTGTCTCCTCGCACGAACAGAAGGCCAGGGGCGACCTGGACAGGCAGGTCGAATCGGTCAGGAAAAAGTTCGACCCGAGGCTGTTTGACGACGTCCTGGTGGTCACCGATGTTTCCTCGGGCTTAAACGACAGACGGAAGGGCCTCACGAGGCTGATGACACTGGCCAGGGAAGGAAAGATTACCGACCTGGCAGTAAGCTACAAGGACAGGCTCACCCGCTTCGGCTTCAACTACCTGAAGGCATACTTTGAGAACTACGGTGTGAAGATCCACGTGGTGAATGGGGAAGAAGACCGCAAGACGGCACACGAAGAACTGGTGGAGGACCTGCTGGCTATAGTCACTTCGTTCGCCGGTAGGCTTTATGGTATCAGGAGCAGGAGGAAGGAGAAAGTTGTAAGGCAGGTAAAGGAGGTGTTTGAAACTGCTGGCCACATACCAGACGCGGATTGA
- a CDS encoding sulfite exporter TauE/SafE family protein, whose amino-acid sequence MEAKEVLELTPFMLIFLPTLGFLGGLLSGFIGSGGAFVLTPGMMSAGVPGAVAVASNMCHKFPKALVGAMKRAKLGHVDVFLGLVMGLSATAGVQVGVKIQKWINQVWGTAGSNLYVSTIFVLVLLTVGLIVLRDAYRSKNQQVVVAEPGKLAQKVQKLRIPPMLNFPVAKSKVSFWITVPLGFATGLLAATIAVGGFIGVPAMMYILGASSFVASGTELVIAFIMGLTGTLSWAYSGYVDLRLALLILFGSLFGVQLGAIGTSYVKDYMIKLVMALVMLIVMVSRLVSIPVYLRDLGKLALAPSTAELLKNLSFAIMCLALVVSGVIILGAIVKGRRAARAEELRGVSVEVPQQP is encoded by the coding sequence ATGGAGGCTAAGGAAGTTCTGGAGCTTACCCCCTTCATGCTAATCTTCCTCCCCACGCTGGGTTTCTTGGGGGGATTGCTTAGCGGGTTTATTGGCTCGGGTGGAGCCTTCGTGCTCACGCCCGGCATGATGAGTGCGGGCGTTCCCGGAGCGGTGGCCGTAGCCAGCAACATGTGTCACAAGTTTCCCAAGGCGCTGGTCGGAGCCATGAAGCGGGCCAAGCTGGGTCACGTGGACGTGTTCCTGGGGCTGGTTATGGGCCTCTCGGCCACGGCAGGAGTGCAGGTGGGAGTCAAGATTCAAAAGTGGATCAACCAGGTATGGGGGACGGCCGGCTCCAACCTCTACGTCAGCACCATCTTTGTGCTGGTGCTGTTGACCGTGGGGCTCATCGTACTGCGCGATGCCTATCGGAGTAAGAACCAGCAGGTAGTGGTAGCCGAGCCGGGCAAGCTGGCCCAAAAGGTGCAGAAGCTCCGCATCCCGCCCATGCTCAACTTCCCGGTAGCCAAGTCGAAGGTCAGCTTCTGGATCACCGTTCCCCTGGGATTCGCCACCGGCTTGCTGGCGGCCACCATAGCCGTAGGCGGGTTCATCGGCGTACCGGCCATGATGTACATCCTGGGTGCCTCGAGCTTTGTGGCCAGCGGTACGGAGCTGGTAATCGCCTTCATCATGGGGTTGACGGGCACCCTGAGCTGGGCCTACAGCGGCTACGTGGATCTGAGGCTGGCGCTTTTAATCCTGTTCGGTTCGCTCTTCGGCGTGCAGCTCGGTGCCATCGGGACAAGCTACGTGAAGGATTATATGATCAAGTTGGTTATGGCGCTGGTCATGCTCATCGTCATGGTGAGCCGGCTGGTGAGCATCCCCGTGTACCTGCGCGATCTGGGCAAGCTGGCCCTTGCTCCCTCCACGGCCGAGCTTCTTAAGAACCTGAGCTTTGCCATCATGTGCCTGGCGCTGGTAGTTAGCGGGGTCATCATCCTAGGAGCCATAGTTAAGGGCAGGCGGGCTGCCCGCGCCGAGGAACTGCGGGGAGTCTCGGTGGAGGTGCCACAGCAGCCCTAA